The Nitrososphaerota archaeon genomic interval AGGAGCTTGTTAACAGAATCAAGGCTTTGGTTCAGAAGAAGGAAGAACCATAACCTCGCCTATAATATCTTCTTCGTTTGCCAAAAGAACCTCCTTGGCGTCGCGGAATCTCCTTGAGTCTGAGAGCCTTACTCTAACCGCTTTACCTCTATAGGTAAAGGTTGCAGTACCGTCGATCTTCTCTAAAGCGCGGAACCTTTTGTTAGTAGCACCCATCGCGGCTTGAATGCCATCAGCGACACAGGCTTTTACAGCAACGACAGCCTTAAGCTCTTTATCCCTTGGTTCACACCCTAGCTCGACCGAGGCTCGATAGAGCATTCTGACACCTATTGCTACTCCGGCACACAACTCGCCGTGGAAGCTTTCACCAGCCTTGAGCATAGCTTTAAGCGCCTCACTCTTCGGCATATTTAGTAATCTTTGTGGGAGAAGTGCACCATATACGCAGTCTTTGAACGCATCATATGGCTGTATGTGTATAACATCTACGCTTTCTTTCAAACACATCTTAACATTAATCACCTTATTCCCGTAGTTGAGAACTCTGGCAACGCGGGTCTTGGTCCCCTCATCGCTATTAGAATGGGTTACGATGATTAGATGCGAATAACCTTTAAATGCATCGACTACCGTATGGGCGTCCTCAAATATCTCGATCGCAGCCTCCCCCTCTTCGTCAAACGTTATCGGCTTTGCTACACCTATCCGCTTAATCTTTAACCACAAGCTGATCTATCATCTACTTGGGGTTAAATAAGATTTAAACATCTCTATCCTTCCTTACCCCGCTGTTGATGCTGCTTCATATTGATAGTAGTAAACTTTAATGTTTAAGGAATCTTTATTCCACCTAAGTTGGAGCACAAACTTAAGGATGGTCGCTCTCTCATCATAAGGGAGGCACGGCTGGAGGATGCGGAAGCGATATTAAGTGTAGTAAAAGAGGTGGCAGCGGAAGAAAACCTCATCTTATTGGATAAAGGAGAGTATGATTTAAGATCAGAGATACGCCACATCCTTACAGCCAAATCAACTGGTAAAACCTTGATACTGGTAGCCGAGGTAGACGGCAAGGTGGTTGGTGTAGGAGAAGTAAAGGTCGGCGTGTTTAAGAAGAACAGCCACACCGCAGAACTCGGTCTTGCAGTCACAAAAGCGTTCAGAGGGCTAGGCGTAGGTAAAGCCCTCATGGATGAGATGCTTAGCCGCGCAGAGAAGAGTGGGGTAGAGAAGGTCTGGCTCAGCGTCTTCTCAACCAATGATGCCGCTATCGCGCTATACAGAAAATTTGGATTTATAATCGAGGGAATTAGGAAGATGCAGTTTAAAATCGGCAACACCTACGCAGATGAGCTGTTAATGGCGAAATTCCTACCCTTTAGAGAGACGCCTCCACCCGATAGGTAGGCGTCTTCTGCTTACAATTTTATTTAAACCTTTTATAAAGAATCTGCATAAGCAACATTTAGTGGGGCTCGTTGGTTCATTGGGCGATGGTTATAGATCTAAGAAGGTGTATCGGGTGCAGAGCATGCATGGCTGCTTGCAAAGCTGAAAACAACACGGGCGGCGGCATGTTTTGGATGTATGTGTTTAGAAGAGAAGTGGGGAAGTACCCCAATGTGACGAGGAGATTTCTGCCTAGGCCCTGTATGCACTGCCGTTTCCCTTCTTGTGCAGAAGCGTGTCCAACACAGGCTAGGCACAAGAACGAAGCTGATGGTATTGTCCTTACCAACTACTCAAAATGTATTGGTTGCAGATACTGTGTAGTCGCCTGCCCATATAATGTGAACTCTTTTAACTGGAAGGAGCCAAAGAAGAATCAATACTTTGACTGGGAGAGCGAAGGGATGGATCTTTATGGTAGGGGTGCAGTTAAGGAGTATGTTGGGGACGCTATCCCACCGAATCTTAATCCTGATGTTGCTAGAAGAGATATCCCTACTCTACAATACCGTTTTGTTGGCGTAGTGGAAAAATGTACCTTTTGTAGCCACCGCATTTGGTTCGGTGTAAAAAGAGGTCTTAAACCCGGCGTGGATAGGGAGGCGACACCAGCCTGTGTTATTACGTGTCCAGTGAAGGCTTTACATTTCGGCGATCTTGATGACCCTAACAGCAATGTTTCTAGGTTGTTGGCTAAAAGAAGGTGGCAGAGGGCGTTAGAGGACCTTGGAAACGAGCCTTCCGTTTACTACTTGTTTTAGGTGATTTGTTATGACGCCTGAAATATGGGGAGTGAAATTAACAAGAAAGTTAGCTGCTTGGTTATCATTCCTTATATTCCTCATACTAATCGGAGTTTACGGGTTTACGAGAACTTTGCTGGAGGGACATTGGTGGACAGGTCTACAGGTTCCATCGATGGGTGGGGCAGTCTGGGGCCTATACGTAACAAACTACATCTTCTTAATAGGGGCAAGTGCCGGTGGTTTCATTATAGCGGCCTCAGCGCACATATTTAATGTAGAGAGGTATAAATCCATTTCCACTCTTGCAACGCTTCTAGCGCTCATCATAATCCTCCTCCCGCCCATCTTCATCGCAGCTGATTTGGGGAGACCCGATAGAATGCTGCACGTCGCCTATCCAACACCTAACCTTAGATCCCCTCTCTTCTACGTCCTTCTCACACTCACCCTCTACATACTTCTACTCGTACTCGAAGCTTGGTTCTCGATGAGGAGGAGGCTGGTGATGAAGAAAAGCTGGTTGACCCTAGGCTTCGATGACCTTTCGGAGTACTCGACAAAGAGAGATGAACGCACTTTGAAGGTGCTATCTTTGGTAGGCCTTCCCTTAGCTGTTTCGGTTCACTCTGTGACTGGCTGGATCTTCGGCTTGATGAAGTCACGGCCCTTCTGGCTCAGCCCGCTGATGGCGCCCATCTTCCTTTCCTCGGCATTAGTATCTGGTGTTGCGCTTCTCATCTTTGTTTGCATAATTGTTAAGAAGTTCGCTGGCTTTAAGATCGAACAAGACACATTATCAGATCTCGCACGGCTCCTGTTTATGATGATACCAATAGACATCTTCTTCCTAATGATAGAGGTGCTTACTGTAGCCTATGCTCACGAGCATACCGACATGAGACCGCTCACCTTCTTACTTGCTGGCTCAAATGCGCCACTCTTCTGGTTTGAGATTATTGTGGGCGCACTTATACCCTTCGTAATTCTTGCTTTTCCAAGATTTAGAAGATCTACTAAGCTACTTGCCACGAGTTCTTTGCTGATCTTGGTGGGCATATGGTTGAAGAGGTGGAATCTCTTGATGGCTGGCACCCTATTCACCCACGAGTGGTTTGGGTGGGCTGAGTATCCGCTAGGCTCGTATACTCCATCGTGGGTTGAGTGGTCGGTGATGACAGGTATATATGGTGTTGCTGCGCTTCTTTTCACATTGGTTATCAAGTTCCTTCCGGTAGAGGAGGAAATGAAGGCTATGCCTACCCCAGCTATTGTAGAGGTGGAGTAGTATGGGCGAAGAAAAGATTACGAGAAGAGATTTCGCCAAGATAGTCGCAGGAACGGGAAGCATTATAGCGTTAGGTAGCGTGCTATCCAACCTTGATTCAAGCCAACTATTCGCAGCCTCCGCTGAGGAGAAAACCAGTTCCAACAGAATAGAGGATGTGAAGATACCCTCAGTAGATTTAATGTGCACGGTGAGCTGCGGTATCATAGCGAGGCGAGTCAACGGAAGGCTTGTAAAGATCGAGGGCAACCCTAACCATCCGATCAACGAAGGTGGGCTCTGCCCGAAGGGAAACTGCGGCATTATGAGCCTCTATGACCCATATCGTATCAAAGCACCTCTTAAGAGGACCAACCCAAAGAAGGGGAGAGGAGAGGACCCAGCGTGGGTCGAAATCAGCTGGGATGAAGCGATAGAGCTCGTCGCATCAAAGCTGAGAGATATAAGGAGAAGGAACCCCAATGCCTTTGTTTTACTGCACGGTGAAAACCAGATTCCAGAGTTCACCGCAGCTTTCATGTCAGCTTTCGGTTCGGTCAATGATGTAGGCAGAGGTAGCCTTGGTGAGGCTGCTCTTGATGTGGCTGACGCCCTCACGTGGGGTGCGCCAAGGCATAGAGTGGATGTGGATAACTGTAACCTTCTCTTGCTCTTCGGTACCGGGGCTGCAGCTGAATCCAATAGCCTCTTCCTGTGGTACGCGAGGCGCATCGCTGATGCTAGGGAGAGGGGCATGAAGCTCATTGTAATCGAGCCGAGGCTCTCCAATTCCGCTGCGGTTGCCGACGAGTGGATACGAATAAACCCGGGTACAGACTCCGCGCTTGCATTAGCTTTGATAAACGTTTTGATCGAGAGGGGGCTCGTCGATTACGATTTCATCAAGAATGCAACTAACGGCCCATATCTTGTAGATGTTAGTACCGGCTACTTTCTTAGAAGAGGAGGGAAGCCTCTTATATGGGACAGCAGAAGCTCTAGAGCTGTTCCTTGGGATTTCGGCGATGCTGACCCCGCTCTCACAGGGAGCTACGTTGTTGATGGTAAGGAGTGTAAGCCTGCTTTCCAGCTGCTCTGTGAGACCGTTGAACGCTACACACCAGAGGAGGCGGCTCGGCTCACAGGAGTGCCTGCGGATAGGATAATCGAATTGGCTGAAGAGTTCGGCAGAAGGGCGCAGATAGGCAGTACAGTGGTACTGGAAGGGCATGTGATACCATACAGACCAGTTGCCGCTGAATTCTACAGAGGTGTTTGCGCACATCAGCACGGGGTCCTCCACTCGAGAGCGATCCTCCTACTTAACATGGTGGTGGGGAACATCGACGCAGTGGGTGGTTTATCTATGATGAATGTAGGAGAAGGAGATGATATGAGCGGCATGTTAAAGACCCCGCCTTATGAGGTAAGGTTTCCGCCTGTGAGGATTGATCTTAAA includes:
- the nrfD gene encoding polysulfide reductase NrfD; protein product: MTPEIWGVKLTRKLAAWLSFLIFLILIGVYGFTRTLLEGHWWTGLQVPSMGGAVWGLYVTNYIFLIGASAGGFIIAASAHIFNVERYKSISTLATLLALIIILLPPIFIAADLGRPDRMLHVAYPTPNLRSPLFYVLLTLTLYILLLVLEAWFSMRRRLVMKKSWLTLGFDDLSEYSTKRDERTLKVLSLVGLPLAVSVHSVTGWIFGLMKSRPFWLSPLMAPIFLSSALVSGVALLIFVCIIVKKFAGFKIEQDTLSDLARLLFMMIPIDIFFLMIEVLTVAYAHEHTDMRPLTFLLAGSNAPLFWFEIIVGALIPFVILAFPRFRRSTKLLATSSLLILVGIWLKRWNLLMAGTLFTHEWFGWAEYPLGSYTPSWVEWSVMTGIYGVAALLFTLVIKFLPVEEEMKAMPTPAIVEVE
- a CDS encoding molybdopterin-dependent oxidoreductase, encoding MGEEKITRRDFAKIVAGTGSIIALGSVLSNLDSSQLFAASAEEKTSSNRIEDVKIPSVDLMCTVSCGIIARRVNGRLVKIEGNPNHPINEGGLCPKGNCGIMSLYDPYRIKAPLKRTNPKKGRGEDPAWVEISWDEAIELVASKLRDIRRRNPNAFVLLHGENQIPEFTAAFMSAFGSVNDVGRGSLGEAALDVADALTWGAPRHRVDVDNCNLLLLFGTGAAAESNSLFLWYARRIADARERGMKLIVIEPRLSNSAAVADEWIRINPGTDSALALALINVLIERGLVDYDFIKNATNGPYLVDVSTGYFLRRGGKPLIWDSRSSRAVPWDFGDADPALTGSYVVDGKECKPAFQLLCETVERYTPEEAARLTGVPADRIIELAEEFGRRAQIGSTVVLEGHVIPYRPVAAEFYRGVCAHQHGVLHSRAILLLNMVVGNIDAVGGLSMMNVGEGDDMSGMLKTPPYEVRFPPVRIDLKDSFYPLAYYGIRQQVSLSILHPERFLLPYRVEAMMIYYANPLLQTPNEELQIEAFKEVPFLFTVDCFMSESAEMADVILPDRTYLERFDLVPIHTPTHTGHALRQPVVEPLYNTKHVVDILIDVAERAGFLYGEGGFNDHLNRRLGLRGKYKLSLNEKYTNEEILDRLCRSLYGDEYDLEWFKRHGLKAEALKPHQRYVRYKQKGRVYRMHLYSETIKEAGDALRREVERFGLRWWKSYQYYQPLPVYIEPSVYNGDPSFDLHLITYKLVEHTLSRTAQNPWLMELYGLGVPGLEKPGLLISSIDAERRNIKDGEDVWVESSAGKLRVRALVVEGIKPGVVGLPAHFGHWAFNRYANGVGVNANRLIPLGEDYTDPISGQQPFNDTKVRVYK
- a CDS encoding 4Fe-4S dicluster domain-containing protein, with translation MVIDLRRCIGCRACMAACKAENNTGGGMFWMYVFRREVGKYPNVTRRFLPRPCMHCRFPSCAEACPTQARHKNEADGIVLTNYSKCIGCRYCVVACPYNVNSFNWKEPKKNQYFDWESEGMDLYGRGAVKEYVGDAIPPNLNPDVARRDIPTLQYRFVGVVEKCTFCSHRIWFGVKRGLKPGVDREATPACVITCPVKALHFGDLDDPNSNVSRLLAKRRWQRALEDLGNEPSVYYLF
- a CDS encoding GNAT family N-acetyltransferase — its product is MEHKLKDGRSLIIREARLEDAEAILSVVKEVAAEENLILLDKGEYDLRSEIRHILTAKSTGKTLILVAEVDGKVVGVGEVKVGVFKKNSHTAELGLAVTKAFRGLGVGKALMDEMLSRAEKSGVEKVWLSVFSTNDAAIALYRKFGFIIEGIRKMQFKIGNTYADELLMAKFLPFRETPPPDR